In a genomic window of Rhopalosiphum maidis isolate BTI-1 chromosome 4, ASM367621v3, whole genome shotgun sequence:
- the LOC113549115 gene encoding AP-1 complex subunit sigma-2 isoform X1, which yields MMHFMLLFSRQGKLRLQKWYVAHPDKVKKKITRELITTILARKPKMCSFLEWKELKIVYKRYASLYFCCAIEQNDNELLTLEIIHRYVELLDKYFGSVCELDIIFNFEKAYFILDELLLGGEIQETSKKNVLKAISAQDLLQEEETPQTFFEDHGLG from the exons ATG atGCATTTTATGTTACTATTCAGTCGCCAAGGTAAGCTTCGGCTTCAAAAATGGTATGTTGCTCATCCCGACAAggtgaaaaagaaaattactaGAGAACTTATAACCACTATTTTAGCCAGAAAACCTAAAATGTGTAGTTTTCTTGAATggaaagaattaaaaattgtttacaaaag gtatgcAAGTCTGTATTTTTGCTGTGCTATTGAACAAAATGACAATGAACTCCTTACTTTGGAAATCATTCACCGTTATGTTGAATTATTAGACAAGTATTTTGGCAGT GTCTGTGAGCtggatataatattcaacttcGAAAAGGCATATTTTATACTGGATGAGTTATTATTGGGTGGGGAGATACAAGAGACTAGTAAGAAAAATGTACTCAAGGCTATTTCTGCTCAGGATCTTTTGCAAGAG
- the LOC113549115 gene encoding AP-1 complex subunit sigma-2 isoform X2 encodes MMHFMLLFSRQGKLRLQKWYVAHPDKVKKKITRELITTILARKPKMCSFLEWKELKIVYKRYASLYFCCAIEQNDNELLTLEIIHRYVELLDKYFGSVCELDIIFNFEKAYFILDELLLGGEIQETSKKNVLKAISAQDLLQEEEAVEGALKEIGLL; translated from the exons ATG atGCATTTTATGTTACTATTCAGTCGCCAAGGTAAGCTTCGGCTTCAAAAATGGTATGTTGCTCATCCCGACAAggtgaaaaagaaaattactaGAGAACTTATAACCACTATTTTAGCCAGAAAACCTAAAATGTGTAGTTTTCTTGAATggaaagaattaaaaattgtttacaaaag gtatgcAAGTCTGTATTTTTGCTGTGCTATTGAACAAAATGACAATGAACTCCTTACTTTGGAAATCATTCACCGTTATGTTGAATTATTAGACAAGTATTTTGGCAGT GTCTGTGAGCtggatataatattcaacttcGAAAAGGCATATTTTATACTGGATGAGTTATTATTGGGTGGGGAGATACAAGAGACTAGTAAGAAAAATGTACTCAAGGCTATTTCTGCTCAGGATCTTTTGCAAGAG
- the LOC113549115 gene encoding AP-1 complex subunit sigma-2 isoform X3 translates to MHFMLLFSRQGKLRLQKWYVAHPDKVKKKITRELITTILARKPKMCSFLEWKELKIVYKRYASLYFCCAIEQNDNELLTLEIIHRYVELLDKYFGSVCELDIIFNFEKAYFILDELLLGGEIQETSKKNVLKAISAQDLLQEEETPQTFFEDHGLG, encoded by the exons atGCATTTTATGTTACTATTCAGTCGCCAAGGTAAGCTTCGGCTTCAAAAATGGTATGTTGCTCATCCCGACAAggtgaaaaagaaaattactaGAGAACTTATAACCACTATTTTAGCCAGAAAACCTAAAATGTGTAGTTTTCTTGAATggaaagaattaaaaattgtttacaaaag gtatgcAAGTCTGTATTTTTGCTGTGCTATTGAACAAAATGACAATGAACTCCTTACTTTGGAAATCATTCACCGTTATGTTGAATTATTAGACAAGTATTTTGGCAGT GTCTGTGAGCtggatataatattcaacttcGAAAAGGCATATTTTATACTGGATGAGTTATTATTGGGTGGGGAGATACAAGAGACTAGTAAGAAAAATGTACTCAAGGCTATTTCTGCTCAGGATCTTTTGCAAGAG